In a single window of the Manis pentadactyla isolate mManPen7 chromosome 15 unlocalized genomic scaffold, mManPen7.hap1 SUPER_15_unloc_1, whole genome shotgun sequence genome:
- the LOC118920161 gene encoding zinc finger protein 814-like isoform X1: MAVAALSGPAQDHLTFEDVAVYFSWEEWRLLDEVQRHLYCEVMLENFSLLSSLGCCSGAEEAEAPFEQNLLVGVSQARTPKATLSSQKTHPCEMQSPVLREILAEHQGTQHSHQVFSCRVCMKQFYVTANFEKHQKQHMEKKPIKSSIDRALFVKTYKFYASGNPFICEKVGKDFLTTLGCLQQATHTGKKPNKITQCGVTLQSRKSCYTWEEDKNTFGPKHILVQDECVHTRRQCFVCHECGKTFRYISSFVIHKRVHLVSRLHMCGECGRSFRQSTTFHQHKRFHTRTRQYKCSKCGKFFTNSSVFILHQRVHKGERLFECNKCGKAFTSSSQLILHRRVHTGKRPYKCSECGKSFSHQCYFIQHQRSHSGKRSYECSQCRKSFTSPSGLHYHQGAHNGLKPYVCSECGKSFASTSAFRYHHKTHDRERPYECSECEKSFTRSWALTRHQRVHTGERPYVCSECGKSFTQRYRLLIHQRVHTGERPHECSECGNSFISRYALRCHQMVHTGEKPYECSECGKSFRDSSQLSEHQRIHTGERPYECTECGKSFRYKSYFSQHQRLHTGKRSYECSQCRKSFTFISGLRYHQRVHSGSKPYECSVCGKSFTSNSALRYHHKIHNRERPYECSEGEKSCTRSLALTGHQRVHTGERSYACSECGKSFAQRYRLVIHHRIHTGERPHECTECGKSFTSSSTLRDHYMVHTGEKPYECSECGKSFRDSSQLSEHQRIHTGERPYECTECGKSFRYKSYLSQHQRLHTDKRSYECNQCKKSFAFISGLRYHQRVHSGSKPYECNECGKSFTHSSSLLRHRRVHTGERPYKCSECGKSFIQRSQLLIHQRVHTGERPYECTECGKSFTSVYTLRCHQRVHSGSKPYECSECGKSFTHSSTLIRHQRLHTGERPYECSECGKSFISTFTLRCHQRVHSGSKPYECSECGKSFTYRSTLIRHQRVHTGERLYECSECGKSFIQRHHLIIHQRVHTGERPYECTKCGKSFISTSNLRCHQRVHKREDLNVQRNVEFPCSV; encoded by the coding sequence GTTGCTGCTCTGGAGCAGAGGAAGCAGAGGCACCCTTTGAACAGAACCTTCTTGTGGGAGTGTCACAGGCCAGGACGCCCAAGGCAACTCTGTCTTCCCAGAAAACCCATCCCTGTGAGATGCAGagtcctgttttgagagaaattttggCTGAGCACCAGGGAACACAACACAGCCATCAAGTATTCAGTTGTAGGGTATGTATGAAACAATTTTATGTTACTGCAAACTTTGAAAAACACCAGAAGCAGCATATGGAAAAGAAACCCATCAAAAGCAGTATAGACAGGGCCTTGTTTGTGAAGACCTACAAATTCTATGCGTCAGGGAATCCCTTTATCTGTGAGAAAGTTGGGAAGGACTTCCTGACCACCTTGGGATGTCTCCAACAGGCTACTCATACTGGGAAAAAGCCAAACAAAATCACCCAGTGTGGAGTAACTTTACAAAGCAGAAAAAGTTGTTACACTTGGGAAGAAGATAAGAATACCTTTGGTCCCAAACACATACTTGTTCAGGATGAGTGTGTCCACACTAGAAGACAGTGTTTTGTGTGCCATGAATGTGGGAAAACATTCAGGTATATATCCTCATTTGTTATTCACAAGAGAGTGCACCTTGTTTCAAGGCTTCACATGTGTGGCGAATGTGGCAGATCTTTTAGGCAAAGCACAACCTTCCATCAGCATAAAAGATTTCATACTCGGACAAGGCAGTACAAGTGCAGCAAATGTGGGAAATTTTTTACCAATAGCTCAGTATTCATTTTACACCAGAGAGTACACAAAGGAGAAAGGCTTTTTGAGTGCAATAAATGTGGGAAAGCTTTTACAAGTAGCTCTCAACTCATTCTACACAGGAGAGTACATACAGGAAAAAGGCCTTACaagtgcagtgaatgtgggaaatccttTAGCCATCAGTGTTACTTCATTCAACACCAAAGAAGTCATAGTGGGAAAAGGTCTTATGAGTGTAGTCAGTGTAGGAAATCTTTTACCTCTCCCTCTGGCCTCCATTATCATCAGGGAGCTCACAATGGATTGAAGCCTTATGTGTGtagtgaatgtgggaaatcttTTGCTTCTACCTCTGCCTTCAGGTATCATCACAAGACTCATGATAgagaaaggccttatgagtgtAGTGAATGTGAAAAATCTTTCACCAGGAGTTGGGCACTCACTCGACATCAGAGAGTTCACACCGGAGAAAGGCCTTATGtatgcagtgaatgtgggaaatcttTTACTCAAAGATATCGCCTTCTTATACACCAGAGAGTTCACACAGGAGAAAGGCCTCAtgagtgcagtgaatgtgggaacTCTTTTATCTCTAGGTATGCCCTCCGTTGTCATCAGATGGTTCACACAGGAGAAAAACCTTAtgagtgcagtgaatgtgggaaatccttTAGAGATAGTTCTCAATTGAGTGAACATCAGAGgattcacactggagaaaggccttatgagtgCACTGAATGTGGGAAATCATTTAGATACAAATCTTACTTTTCTCAACACCAGAGACTTCATACAGGAAAAAGATCTTACGAATGTAGTCAATGTAGGAAATCTTTTACCTTTATCTCTGGACTCCGTTATCATCAGAGAGTTCATTCAGGATCAAAGCCTTATGAGTGTAGTGTATGTGGGAAATCTTTTACCTCTAACTCTGCCCTCAGGTATCATCACAAGATACATAATAGAGAAAGGCCCTATGAGTGTAGTGAAGGTGAGAAATCTTGTACAAGGAGTTTGGCACTTACTGGACATCAgagagttcacactggagaaaggtcTTATGcatgcagtgaatgtgggaaatcttTTGCCCAAAGATATCGCCTTGTTATACACCATAGAATTCACACAGGAGAAAGGCCTCATGAGTGCACTGAATGTGGAAAATCTTTTACCTCTAGCTCTACTCTCCGTGATCATTACATGGTTCACACAGGAGAAAAACCTTAtgagtgcagtgaatgtgggaaatccttTAGGGATAGTTCTCAATTGAGTGAACATCAGAGgattcacactggagaaaggccttatgagtgCACTGAATGTGGGAAATCATTTAGATACAAATCTTACCTTTCTCAACACCAGAGACTTCATACAGATAAAAGATCTTATGAGTGTAATCAATGTAAGAAATCTTTTGCTTTTATCTCTGGACTCCGTTATCATCAGAGAGTTCACTCAGGATCAAAGCCTTATGAGTGTAACGAATGTGGGAAATCTTTTACCCATAGTTCATCACTCTTAAGACACCGAAGAGTTCACACAGGAGAAAGGCCTTACaagtgcagtgaatgtgggaaatccttTATCCAAAGGAGTCAACTTCTTATACACCAGAGAGTTCATACAGGGGAAAGGCCTTATGAATGCACCGAGTGTGGGAAATCCTTTACCTCTGTTTACACCCTCCGTTGTCATCAGAGAGTTCACTCAGGATCAAAACCTTATGAGTGTAGCGAATGTGGAAAATCTTTTACCCATAGCTCAACACTCATTCGACACCAGAGGCTTCACACAGGAGAAAGGCCTTATGAATGCAGCGAATGTGGGAAATCCTTTATCTCTACTTTTACCCTCCGTTGTCATCAGAGAGTTCACTCAGGATCAAAGCCTTATGAGTGtagtgaatgtgggaaatcttTTACCTATAGGTCAACACTCATTCGACACCAAAGAGTTCATACTGGAGAAAGGCTTTAtgagtgcagtgaatgtgggaagtCCTTTATCCAAAGACACCACCTTATTATACACCAGAGAGTTCATACAggagaaaggccttatgagtgCACCAAATGTGGAAAATCCTTTATCTCTACTTCCAACCTTCGTTGTCATCAGAGAGTTCACAAGAGAGAAGACTTAAATGTGCAAAGGAATGTGGAATTCCCTTGTTCAGTGTAA
- the LOC118920161 gene encoding zinc finger protein 850-like isoform X2, with amino-acid sequence MQSPVLREILAEHQGTQHSHQVFSCRVCMKQFYVTANFEKHQKQHMEKKPIKSSIDRALFVKTYKFYASGNPFICEKVGKDFLTTLGCLQQATHTGKKPNKITQCGVTLQSRKSCYTWEEDKNTFGPKHILVQDECVHTRRQCFVCHECGKTFRYISSFVIHKRVHLVSRLHMCGECGRSFRQSTTFHQHKRFHTRTRQYKCSKCGKFFTNSSVFILHQRVHKGERLFECNKCGKAFTSSSQLILHRRVHTGKRPYKCSECGKSFSHQCYFIQHQRSHSGKRSYECSQCRKSFTSPSGLHYHQGAHNGLKPYVCSECGKSFASTSAFRYHHKTHDRERPYECSECEKSFTRSWALTRHQRVHTGERPYVCSECGKSFTQRYRLLIHQRVHTGERPHECSECGNSFISRYALRCHQMVHTGEKPYECSECGKSFRDSSQLSEHQRIHTGERPYECTECGKSFRYKSYFSQHQRLHTGKRSYECSQCRKSFTFISGLRYHQRVHSGSKPYECSVCGKSFTSNSALRYHHKIHNRERPYECSEGEKSCTRSLALTGHQRVHTGERSYACSECGKSFAQRYRLVIHHRIHTGERPHECTECGKSFTSSSTLRDHYMVHTGEKPYECSECGKSFRDSSQLSEHQRIHTGERPYECTECGKSFRYKSYLSQHQRLHTDKRSYECNQCKKSFAFISGLRYHQRVHSGSKPYECNECGKSFTHSSSLLRHRRVHTGERPYKCSECGKSFIQRSQLLIHQRVHTGERPYECTECGKSFTSVYTLRCHQRVHSGSKPYECSECGKSFTHSSTLIRHQRLHTGERPYECSECGKSFISTFTLRCHQRVHSGSKPYECSECGKSFTYRSTLIRHQRVHTGERLYECSECGKSFIQRHHLIIHQRVHTGERPYECTKCGKSFISTSNLRCHQRVHKREDLNVQRNVEFPCSV; translated from the coding sequence ATGCAGagtcctgttttgagagaaattttggCTGAGCACCAGGGAACACAACACAGCCATCAAGTATTCAGTTGTAGGGTATGTATGAAACAATTTTATGTTACTGCAAACTTTGAAAAACACCAGAAGCAGCATATGGAAAAGAAACCCATCAAAAGCAGTATAGACAGGGCCTTGTTTGTGAAGACCTACAAATTCTATGCGTCAGGGAATCCCTTTATCTGTGAGAAAGTTGGGAAGGACTTCCTGACCACCTTGGGATGTCTCCAACAGGCTACTCATACTGGGAAAAAGCCAAACAAAATCACCCAGTGTGGAGTAACTTTACAAAGCAGAAAAAGTTGTTACACTTGGGAAGAAGATAAGAATACCTTTGGTCCCAAACACATACTTGTTCAGGATGAGTGTGTCCACACTAGAAGACAGTGTTTTGTGTGCCATGAATGTGGGAAAACATTCAGGTATATATCCTCATTTGTTATTCACAAGAGAGTGCACCTTGTTTCAAGGCTTCACATGTGTGGCGAATGTGGCAGATCTTTTAGGCAAAGCACAACCTTCCATCAGCATAAAAGATTTCATACTCGGACAAGGCAGTACAAGTGCAGCAAATGTGGGAAATTTTTTACCAATAGCTCAGTATTCATTTTACACCAGAGAGTACACAAAGGAGAAAGGCTTTTTGAGTGCAATAAATGTGGGAAAGCTTTTACAAGTAGCTCTCAACTCATTCTACACAGGAGAGTACATACAGGAAAAAGGCCTTACaagtgcagtgaatgtgggaaatccttTAGCCATCAGTGTTACTTCATTCAACACCAAAGAAGTCATAGTGGGAAAAGGTCTTATGAGTGTAGTCAGTGTAGGAAATCTTTTACCTCTCCCTCTGGCCTCCATTATCATCAGGGAGCTCACAATGGATTGAAGCCTTATGTGTGtagtgaatgtgggaaatcttTTGCTTCTACCTCTGCCTTCAGGTATCATCACAAGACTCATGATAgagaaaggccttatgagtgtAGTGAATGTGAAAAATCTTTCACCAGGAGTTGGGCACTCACTCGACATCAGAGAGTTCACACCGGAGAAAGGCCTTATGtatgcagtgaatgtgggaaatcttTTACTCAAAGATATCGCCTTCTTATACACCAGAGAGTTCACACAGGAGAAAGGCCTCAtgagtgcagtgaatgtgggaacTCTTTTATCTCTAGGTATGCCCTCCGTTGTCATCAGATGGTTCACACAGGAGAAAAACCTTAtgagtgcagtgaatgtgggaaatccttTAGAGATAGTTCTCAATTGAGTGAACATCAGAGgattcacactggagaaaggccttatgagtgCACTGAATGTGGGAAATCATTTAGATACAAATCTTACTTTTCTCAACACCAGAGACTTCATACAGGAAAAAGATCTTACGAATGTAGTCAATGTAGGAAATCTTTTACCTTTATCTCTGGACTCCGTTATCATCAGAGAGTTCATTCAGGATCAAAGCCTTATGAGTGTAGTGTATGTGGGAAATCTTTTACCTCTAACTCTGCCCTCAGGTATCATCACAAGATACATAATAGAGAAAGGCCCTATGAGTGTAGTGAAGGTGAGAAATCTTGTACAAGGAGTTTGGCACTTACTGGACATCAgagagttcacactggagaaaggtcTTATGcatgcagtgaatgtgggaaatcttTTGCCCAAAGATATCGCCTTGTTATACACCATAGAATTCACACAGGAGAAAGGCCTCATGAGTGCACTGAATGTGGAAAATCTTTTACCTCTAGCTCTACTCTCCGTGATCATTACATGGTTCACACAGGAGAAAAACCTTAtgagtgcagtgaatgtgggaaatccttTAGGGATAGTTCTCAATTGAGTGAACATCAGAGgattcacactggagaaaggccttatgagtgCACTGAATGTGGGAAATCATTTAGATACAAATCTTACCTTTCTCAACACCAGAGACTTCATACAGATAAAAGATCTTATGAGTGTAATCAATGTAAGAAATCTTTTGCTTTTATCTCTGGACTCCGTTATCATCAGAGAGTTCACTCAGGATCAAAGCCTTATGAGTGTAACGAATGTGGGAAATCTTTTACCCATAGTTCATCACTCTTAAGACACCGAAGAGTTCACACAGGAGAAAGGCCTTACaagtgcagtgaatgtgggaaatccttTATCCAAAGGAGTCAACTTCTTATACACCAGAGAGTTCATACAGGGGAAAGGCCTTATGAATGCACCGAGTGTGGGAAATCCTTTACCTCTGTTTACACCCTCCGTTGTCATCAGAGAGTTCACTCAGGATCAAAACCTTATGAGTGTAGCGAATGTGGAAAATCTTTTACCCATAGCTCAACACTCATTCGACACCAGAGGCTTCACACAGGAGAAAGGCCTTATGAATGCAGCGAATGTGGGAAATCCTTTATCTCTACTTTTACCCTCCGTTGTCATCAGAGAGTTCACTCAGGATCAAAGCCTTATGAGTGtagtgaatgtgggaaatcttTTACCTATAGGTCAACACTCATTCGACACCAAAGAGTTCATACTGGAGAAAGGCTTTAtgagtgcagtgaatgtgggaagtCCTTTATCCAAAGACACCACCTTATTATACACCAGAGAGTTCATACAggagaaaggccttatgagtgCACCAAATGTGGAAAATCCTTTATCTCTACTTCCAACCTTCGTTGTCATCAGAGAGTTCACAAGAGAGAAGACTTAAATGTGCAAAGGAATGTGGAATTCCCTTGTTCAGTGTAA